GCATCGTCACCGATGCTGAGCTTGTCGCCGGCGGCCTTCGGGGTGCCTTCGAAGCCGAAGTTGATCCGGCCCAGGACCAGTGCCCCGCCGTCGGAGGTCCGGAACACCACGGTGCTCTCGGGTACCACCTTGTGGGTGAAGGAGAAGTTGCCGTTCTCGCCGGCCTTGACCACCTCTGCCTGGTAGGACAGGGTGTCGGCGATGTACGGCGAGGAGTCGCCCTCGACCAGCTTGTCCTTGAACGGCGAGTCCGCGGACGTGAGCCTGTCGGCCAGGCCGGACATTGCTTCCTCGCCGCTGTAGAGCAGCCCGGACTTGTCCGACGCGGCCAGGGTGTCGGTGCCGCCCCGGCTGATGTTCGGGAACGTGGTTCCCGGCTGCAGGGGCGTGGTTTCCATGAGCTTGTAGTTCTCGCGGGGCGACTGCTGAACCAGCGTCAGGATCTGCGGAACAACGTTGCCTTCGCCCTGGGTCACGGCCAGCACAGAACGCGGCCAGTCACGGTCGCTGGTGACAACCGTGGTCAGCAGCTTGGTGGAGCGCACGGGCATGCGTGGCTCGTAGGAACCCACCTGGGAGCGGATCTTGTAGTTCTGGGTGCGGATTTCCAGTTCGGGGCCGGCAACGCGGTCCGCGAGCTTGGCGGCGTCCTTGGCCGCGTCCCCGGCGTCGGTGGCGCTGGAGACCTGCTCCAGGATCCGGCGGAACTGTGCGTCCAGCAGGACAGGCGATCCTGCTGCTTCCTTCGCCGGCGATGAGGCACTGCCGGAAGGCTGGGGGCTGGGGCTGGCGGCCTGGGCGGCCGTGCCGGATGCAGCCAGCACTGCTGCTGCCACACCGGCTGCCACCATGGTGACCTTGGAGGACGACGACGGGTCCTGGTTCTGCGCCTTCCGGGCACGGGCGCGGGCAGCGAAGCCGGGGTCGCCGCCGCCTTCGCCCTCGCCTTCGCCGTTCTTCCGGCGGGCGGAGAGCAGCGCGAGGACGATTCCGCCCACGATCAGGAGGCTGCCCAGGACCATCAGCGGAACAGCCCACGGAGTGGACGTGTCATTTGGGAACGTCATGGACACGGTGGCCGGCGCAGGCTTGGTGCCGTCGGAGGCGAGCAGGAGGCTCCAGTCGCCGTCGGCGGGCGGGGTCCAGGTGTATTCAAGCTCGCCGCTGGCGTTCTCGTTGGACACCCAGAGGTCCGAACCTGCCGGGTTCGGTGCGGTGCCTTCGCCGTCGGCGTGCTCGACCTGGAGGGACTTTTCGTCCTCGGACACCCCGGTGATGGTGTTGTGGGCTGTCTTGCCCACCCAGGCGTCCACGTCATCCGGCCGGCCGGAGGCCAGCATGAAATTTCCGTCGCCCTGGATGTTGATCTTGACCGTCCCGCCGTGCAGGGTGCGCAGCTTCTGGTCAATGACGGTCAGCGGCGCAGCGGCGGCGCCGGCCGGCGCGGACGCGGTGAACGTCTCGGAGGGAGCCCAGATGGTTCTCTGGCCGATGCTTACCAAAAGTGTCAGGAGGCCGAGCAGCACAAGTGCGGCTGCAGTCTTTAAACGCAAGGGAAACACCTATCATCAGCGGGGGTTTGCCTTCAATAGTAACCTTTTTGTTACCAGCGCCCCCTTTTTTGCCCTTCCGCCCCGCCCGCGCCGGCCCGCGCGCGGCGCCTTCGGCTCGTGGTGACAAGCCTGCTGATAGTGTTTGCGATGATCATCACACCGGCCCGCGCAGGCGGTGCCACGCACGGAACAGGCCCCCAAATCCATTGACTGACAAGACGGACCCGTCCTCGGCTGCAGCCGGAATTCCAGGGGATCCCAGGGGCCCTGTTCCTGCCGCCGTTCCTCCGCTCGCCATGGCAGCACGGCGCGGGGGTTCAGCCGCTGCAGCCCTTGGCCATGTGGTCCGCCTGCTTCGCCAGCCATTGCCCGGCGCCCAGCCCAGGCTTCGGTTCGAGATGCCGCCGGAATACACCGGACAGGCTCCGGAGTCGGAACACGACGGTGACGATGAGCCGCAGTTCGGCCACCCCGGACCGCGCATGTCCCCCCAGCATCCGCTCTACATGGGCTTCATGGGCACCGTGGGCGTGGGACTGGCGCTGCTGGTCTACTGGATCGGTTCCCACACCACGCAGCTGCTGCTGTGGATCGTGGCGGCGCTGTTCATCGCCCTGGGCCTGGAACCGGTGGTGGGCTGGCTCGAAAACCGGAAGATCCCGCGGCCCGCCGGCATCCTGGTCTCCGTGGCAGTCCTGATGGGCGCGGTGGTCGGATTCTTTGCCACCCTCATTCCCACCATCGTTGAACAGGTCTCCGAAATCGTGCGGCAGGCGCCGGACTGGGTGCGCAACTTCATGGATTCGGATTTCTTCCGCAACGTTGATGACCAGTTCGGCGTGCGCGACCGGATCACCGAGGAACTGAACAAGTTCGTCAACGATCCCGCCGCGATGGGCGGCATTTTCGGCGGTGTACTGGGCTTCGGATCCACCGTGGCCAACAGCCTCTTCGGCGCCCTGATCGTCCTGGTCCTGAGCCTGTACTTCCTGGCAGCGCTGCCAGCCATGAAGAAGTGGGGCTACCGCCTGGCCCCGCGCTCCCGGCGGAAGCGGGTGGCCGCCCTCTCGGAGGAGATCACGCGGTCGGTGGGAAACTACGTGATCGGCCAGGCGTGCGTGGCCCTGCTCAACGCCACCTTCGCGTTCGTGGTGATGTCCATCGTCGGCATTCCATTCGCCCTGCTCCT
This region of Arthrobacter sp. DNA4 genomic DNA includes:
- a CDS encoding AI-2E family transporter, producing the protein MAARRGGSAAAALGHVVRLLRQPLPGAQPRLRFEMPPEYTGQAPESEHDGDDEPQFGHPGPRMSPQHPLYMGFMGTVGVGLALLVYWIGSHTTQLLLWIVAALFIALGLEPVVGWLENRKIPRPAGILVSVAVLMGAVVGFFATLIPTIVEQVSEIVRQAPDWVRNFMDSDFFRNVDDQFGVRDRITEELNKFVNDPAAMGGIFGGVLGFGSTVANSLFGALIVLVLSLYFLAALPAMKKWGYRLAPRSRRKRVAALSEEITRSVGNYVIGQACVALLNATFAFVVMSIVGIPFALLLAFVVVLLAFIPLVGGMIAGIVVTLVSLTEGWQVAAIYAICYFAYLQFEAYFISPRIMQKAVAVPGAVAVISVIAGGSLLGVLGALIAIPTAAAVLLLVREIYIVRQDQH